In one window of Hevea brasiliensis isolate MT/VB/25A 57/8 chromosome 10, ASM3005281v1, whole genome shotgun sequence DNA:
- the LOC110657898 gene encoding uncharacterized protein LOC110657898 produces MYKTHTKREVSLEFQSQIPVLRPSIHSRRANLTVKFQDLYGFTVEGNVDDVNVLNEVREKVRQQGRVWWALEASKGANWYLQPQVTSIAEGIALKSSLKLSTLANAITLKRLIRKGIPAVLRPKVWFSLSGAAKKKSTVPDSYYNDLTKAVEGKVTPATRQIDHDLPRTFPGHPWLDTPEGHAALRRVLVGYSFRDSDVGYCQGLNYVAALLLLVLKTEEDAFWMLAVLLENVLVNDCYTNNLSGCHVEQRVFKDLLVKKCPRIAAHLEELEFDVSLVATEWFLCLFSKSLPSETTLRVWDVLFFEGAKVLFHVALAIFKMKEEELLLTHHVGDVINVLQKTTHHLFDPDELLTVAFDKIGSMTTNTISKQRKKQEPAVMAELDERLRRLNSLKMDEK; encoded by the exons ATGTACAAAACACATACCAAAAGAGAGGTTTCCTTAGAATTCCAGTCTCAAATCCCAGTCTTGAGGCCAAGCATCCATTCAAGAAGGGCAAATTTAACAGTCAAATTCCAAGACCTTTACGGATTCACTGTAGAAGGCAATGTGGATGATGTTAATGTATTGAATGAGGTAAGAGAGAAGGTGAGACAACAAGGGAGGGTTTGGTGGGCATTAGAGGCTAGCAAAGGTGCTAATTGGTATTTGCAGCCTCAGGTTACTTCAATAGCTGAAGGGATTGCGTTGAAATCCTCTCTTAAATTGTCTACTTTAGCTAATGCAATCACTTTGAAGAGGCTTATAAGGAAGGGGATACCCGCTGTGCTTAGGCCTAAGGTTTGGTTTTCGCTCTCTGGAGCTGCAAAGAAGAAGTCTACGGTGCCTGACAGCTATTATAATGATTTGACCAAGGCTGTTGAAGGGAAGGTTACACCAGCTACAAGGCAGATTGATCAT GATCTGCCACGAACCTTTCCTGGTCACCCATGGTTGGACACTCCAGAGGGTCATGCTGCTCTCCGACGTGTTCTTGTTGGGTATTCTTTCCGTGATTCCGATGTTGGCTATTGCCAG GGGTTAAATTATGTTGCAGCACTGCTGTTGCTTGTGTTGAAAACAGAGGAAGATGCTTTTTGGATGCTTGCTGTTCTCCTGGAAAATGTATTAGTTAATGATTGCTACACAAATAACTTGTCAGGATGCCACGTGGAACAAAGGGTTTTCAAAGATTTGCTTGTTAAAAAGTGCCCAAG GATAGCTGCTCATTTGGAAGAACTGGAGTTCGATGTTTCCCTGGTTGCCACTGAGTGGTTCTTATGCCTATTCTCAAAGAGCTTGCCTTCAGAG ACAACTCTGCGAGTGTGGGATGTCCTTTTCTTTGAGGGGGCAAAGGTTCTGTTTCATGTAGCTTTGGCTATATTTAAG ATGAAGGAAGAAGAGCTGCTTCTGACTCATCATGTCGGTGATGTAATTAATGTATTACAGAAAACCACCCATCACCTCTTTGATCCAGATGAATTATTAACG GTGGCATTTGATAAAATAGGTTCAATGACAACCAACACTATATCAAAGCAAAGGAAAAAGCAAGAACCGGCAGTAATGGCAGAGCTGGATGAAAGATTGAGAAGATTAAACTCGttgaaaatggatgaaaaatag